In a single window of the Elaeis guineensis isolate ETL-2024a chromosome 6, EG11, whole genome shotgun sequence genome:
- the LOC105040169 gene encoding EG45-like domain containing protein, with amino-acid sequence MVFLPSPMRLAVIATLLGLQLFYQAFQVRCDVGTAMSYGPPYTPTKCDGYSQGQFPPSNMFAAVSGGLWDNGAACGRTYRLRCLSGINRPCKNGNIVVVVVDECQMSNPCPANLLLSREAFGAVSRYSDGKINVEYTQI; translated from the exons ATGGTCTTCTTGCCCTCTCCCATGAGGCTTGCAGTGATTGCAACGTTGCTCGGCTTGCAGTTATTCTACCAGGCATTCCAAGTTCGCTGCGACGTTGGCACCGCAATGTCTTATGGGCCCCCTTATACTC CCACAAAGTGTGACGGCTACAGCCAAGGCCAGTTCCCTCCGAGCAACATGTTTGCGGCGGTCTCTGGGGGCCTGTGGGATAACGGTGCCGCCTGTGGAAGGACGTACAGATTGAGATGCCTGAGCGGAATCAATCGGCCTTGCAAGAATGGAAACatcgtggtggtggtggtggatgAGTGCCAGATGAGCAATCCGTGCCCTGCCAACCTCCTCCTGTCCAGAGAAGCTTTCGGAGCTGTTTCACGCTATTCTGATGGAAAGATTAACGTTGAATACACTCA GATTTGA